The following coding sequences are from one Triticum aestivum cultivar Chinese Spring chromosome 5A, IWGSC CS RefSeq v2.1, whole genome shotgun sequence window:
- the LOC123102922 gene encoding splicing factor 1, whose amino-acid sequence MVTFLRPLPHAHGPTAVNVRLRRSHRLHSPSSLLPCRCGCLTPMAEDPPHPHQPTKGDDTVPISQQQPEQQLPPAPPSPPPDVQEPSTSSSSCGDTSSWLQLGTGQSGSSSLRGKRTRNDYEAGPSSSIQPDASPPLSELGLSLFPAGYSSPSVAAGSVVAAAPPPAHEAGTWFVLQAAHNQRREPPLPQVHRSYLRVRDGRMTVRVVMGYLVSKLGLEDDSQLEITCRGHNLLPVMTLRHVRDTIWRPPPAEDAEILRVPGSPSTNQVMTLHYGRR is encoded by the exons ATGGTGACGTTCCTCCGGCCGCTCCCTCACGCCCATGGACCGACCGCCGTCAACGTTCGCCTCCGGAGAAGCCACCGCCTCCATTCGCCGTCGTCGTTGCTCCCCTGCCGCTGCGGCTGCCTCACGCCCATGGCGGAGGACCCCCCGCACCCCCACCAGCCAACAAAGGGGGACGACACTGTCCCGATCTCACAACAGCAACCAGAGCAGCAGCTGCCGCCAGCGCCACCTTCGCCGCCGCCCGACGTCCAGGAACCAAGTACGAGCAGTAGCAGCTGCGGCGACACCAGTTCCTGGCTGCAGCTCGGTACCGGACAGTCGGGTTCGTCGTCTTTGCGCGGGAAACGGACAAGAAACGACTATGAAGCTGGACCCTCGTCGTCCATACAACCAGACGCTTCGCCGCCGCTGTCAGAGCTAGGGCTGTCTCTGTTCCCAGCTGGTTATTCGTCGCCGTCGGTGGCGGCGGGTTcagtggtggcggcggcgcctcCTCCAGCGCACGAGGCCGGCACATGGTTCGTGCTCCAGGCGGCGCATAACCA GAGAAGGGAGCCGCCATTGCCGCAGGTGCACAGGAGCTACTTGAGGGTTAG AGACGGGCGGATGACAGTTAGAGTAGTGATGGGGTACCTGGTTAGCAAGCTGGGTCTTGAGGACGATTCACAG TTAGAGATTACTTGTCGAGGTCACAACCTTCTCCCGGTGATGACACTGCGGCACGTGCGAGACACTATTTGGCGGCCCCCACCAGCAGAGGATGCAGAAATTTTGCGAGTCCCTGGCTCGCCCAGCACGAACCAGGTCATGACATTGCATTATGGCAGGAGATAA